Proteins from a genomic interval of Halomonas alkaliantarctica:
- the fhuB gene encoding Fe(3+)-hydroxamate ABC transporter permease FhuB, with amino-acid sequence MLGATQFAQRMGGMSPAKACLLLSLPMVVLFWVGLEGQGGFALGLQALVAPSFENVDELLLYYAWWPRLSIALLAGGGLGLAGVLMQQVLRNPLASPTTLGVASGANLALMTATLLAPGLLVAGREWVALLGGALAVGLVFLLSWRRGLAPIVVVLAGLVVNLYLGALSTALLLFNHEALSGLLIWGAGSLAQNGWDGVAILWPRLAISCVAAWFLLRPLAVLELDDASAKSLGVSLTYLRFAGMGLAVFITGSIVSVVGIIGFIGLAAPNIVRMAGARRLGPRLIWSTLLGAVLLATTDLLLQQFGGMVAAFIPTGAITGALGAPLLMWLIPRLKLQGDQPPKGAGVFAHRHPAPSRLATGLILALLGATLLGLLVGQGVDGWYLLSPDNWNVMQWRMPRVMAAAASGLMLAIAGTILQRLSANPMASPEVLGISGGCAIALILGIFLLPAPTNMMLIGVGTLGAFATLLVLVGINRKSGYLPERLLLTGVAISALFDAVRSVMLAGGDPRGQQVIAWLAGSTYYVDITNAVVVGGIAAVLALVTLPFTRWLDILPLGAPTAKALGVTLNRARLALLLLVALLTACATLVVGPLSFIGLLAPHMARLVGFSRAGQHLLGGALIGMLLMVLADWVGRQIIFPYEIPAGLVASLIGGAYFMWGLRRL; translated from the coding sequence ATGCTAGGCGCTACGCAATTTGCCCAAAGAATGGGGGGAATGTCGCCCGCTAAAGCCTGCCTATTACTTAGTCTGCCGATGGTGGTGCTGTTTTGGGTGGGGCTAGAGGGCCAGGGCGGTTTCGCGCTGGGCCTGCAGGCATTAGTGGCCCCTTCTTTTGAGAACGTTGACGAGCTGCTGCTTTACTACGCTTGGTGGCCGCGCCTTTCGATCGCGCTACTCGCTGGTGGCGGCTTGGGGTTGGCAGGCGTGCTGATGCAGCAGGTGCTGCGCAACCCGTTGGCCTCGCCCACCACCCTGGGGGTGGCATCGGGCGCTAATCTGGCGCTGATGACCGCCACCTTGCTGGCGCCGGGACTGCTTGTCGCCGGGCGCGAATGGGTCGCCTTGTTGGGTGGTGCGCTGGCGGTTGGGCTAGTTTTCCTGCTCTCCTGGCGGCGTGGGCTGGCGCCGATCGTGGTGGTGCTGGCGGGCCTGGTGGTCAATCTGTACCTGGGGGCACTCTCCACGGCACTGCTGCTGTTCAACCACGAGGCGCTTTCGGGGCTACTGATTTGGGGCGCGGGCTCTCTGGCGCAAAACGGCTGGGACGGCGTTGCCATCCTTTGGCCTCGGCTGGCGATTAGCTGCGTAGCTGCATGGTTTTTGCTGCGCCCCTTGGCGGTGCTGGAGTTGGATGATGCCAGCGCCAAGAGCCTGGGAGTCTCGCTGACCTATCTGCGCTTTGCGGGCATGGGGTTGGCGGTGTTTATTACCGGCAGCATTGTCAGCGTGGTAGGCATCATCGGTTTTATCGGCTTGGCAGCGCCCAATATCGTGCGCATGGCCGGTGCGCGCCGTTTAGGGCCGCGGCTAATCTGGTCGACGCTATTAGGGGCGGTGCTCTTGGCTACCACTGATCTGCTGTTGCAGCAGTTCGGTGGCATGGTGGCGGCCTTTATTCCTACCGGGGCGATTACCGGTGCCCTGGGGGCGCCGCTGTTAATGTGGCTGATTCCGCGCCTGAAACTCCAGGGCGACCAGCCGCCGAAAGGAGCGGGTGTTTTCGCCCATCGTCATCCTGCGCCTTCCCGTTTGGCTACCGGTTTAATCCTTGCGCTACTGGGCGCCACGCTGCTTGGGCTGCTCGTTGGACAGGGGGTTGATGGCTGGTACTTGCTGTCGCCGGATAACTGGAATGTGATGCAGTGGCGCATGCCCCGGGTGATGGCGGCCGCCGCCAGCGGATTGATGTTGGCGATTGCCGGGACGATACTCCAGCGGCTTTCTGCCAATCCCATGGCCAGCCCTGAAGTGCTGGGTATCAGCGGTGGCTGTGCCATTGCGCTGATTCTGGGGATTTTCCTGCTGCCTGCGCCCACCAATATGATGCTGATTGGTGTGGGTACCCTGGGTGCTTTCGCGACGCTGCTGGTGTTGGTGGGTATCAACCGCAAGAGCGGTTATCTCCCCGAGCGTTTGCTGCTCACCGGGGTGGCGATCAGCGCGCTGTTTGATGCGGTGCGCAGCGTAATGCTGGCAGGCGGCGACCCGCGTGGCCAGCAGGTGATTGCCTGGCTGGCGGGCTCCACCTACTACGTGGATATCACCAATGCGGTGGTGGTCGGGGGCATTGCCGCCGTGCTGGCGCTTGTCACGCTGCCCTTTACTCGCTGGCTGGATATTTTGCCGTTAGGCGCGCCGACGGCCAAGGCGCTTGGAGTAACGCTCAACCGTGCCCGTTTGGCGTTGCTGCTACTGGTGGCGCTGCTAACCGCCTGCGCCACCTTAGTGGTGGGGCCGCTGTCGTTTATCGGCCTGCTGGCGCCGCATATGGCGCGCTTGGTCGGCTTCTCTCGGGCGGGTCAGCATCTGCTGGGTGGTGCGTTGATCGGCATGCTATTGATGGTGCTGGCGGACTGGGTGGGTCGTCAGATTATTTTCCCCTATGAAATTCCGGCGGGTCTGGTCGCTTCACTGATTGGCGGGGCTTACTTTATGTGGGGGCTGCGGCGGTTGTAA
- a CDS encoding aspartate:alanine exchanger family transporter, translating to MVERKKCTKAVNTSFVFSACLPLIFVTGPAAAQRDAPSEGGRVIGQVFDRVEPVVETGLHGFFQLLGNQPIAFILLVLTLGTLIGKLNVKGVSLGSTAGTLLVGVVLSMIAEAAYGITYSIPGILSSFMLLLFMYALGLKVGPQFFSGLRKGGLAFIGIGIIVWALNWIICYVGASWAGLAPGYATGLISGSYTITAILGVGQGALASGAYTPPSGMTIEEIGANMAAAYAISYVLSSIGIILLIRYLPRIFGRDAKADAILAEADYSGGATHPVPGAPGALTIGFSPYDLRAFVVTHDSLIGRNLSQLTSEFPQVPILRVVRDGAVLALSDETVLARDDIVTVRANVHDLILKEGELIGPESDNPLARNVPLEVADIHVGSHAVSGKTLKELASHGTGGIEVQALFRAGNEIPLGPKSMVTFGDVLRLTGPDIALKAAAKQLGGHAILPTMKSEVLYLALAMLVGYLVGIVTVNISGIPFSLGTSAGCILAGVGVSYFRSRNPEFGGPVHEGARSFLQDFGLNAFVAVLSANVGPKVITALGGDTILWLALIGTMGALLPPLIAFWVGIKFFGLNSIIADGATTGGRNSTPGLNAIIEESGSSVAAVPYPVSYALTTVLALIGGYLSMILS from the coding sequence ATGGTTGAGAGGAAAAAATGCACTAAAGCGGTCAATACATCCTTCGTTTTCAGTGCTTGTTTACCATTAATATTTGTCACAGGGCCTGCAGCGGCCCAACGTGATGCGCCCTCCGAGGGGGGGCGCGTGATCGGGCAGGTGTTCGACAGAGTAGAACCCGTTGTTGAAACTGGCCTTCACGGTTTTTTTCAGCTCTTAGGCAATCAGCCAATCGCGTTCATTCTCCTTGTGCTAACTCTTGGCACGCTGATCGGAAAGTTGAATGTAAAAGGAGTTTCGCTCGGTTCTACTGCAGGCACCTTGCTTGTTGGGGTGGTGCTCTCGATGATCGCCGAGGCCGCTTATGGAATAACCTATTCCATCCCTGGAATTTTATCCTCATTCATGCTTTTGCTTTTCATGTACGCCCTTGGCCTGAAAGTTGGGCCGCAGTTTTTTTCAGGGCTACGCAAAGGCGGGCTCGCCTTTATTGGCATAGGTATTATCGTTTGGGCTTTGAATTGGATCATTTGCTATGTCGGCGCATCGTGGGCAGGGCTGGCACCAGGCTATGCCACGGGGCTGATTTCGGGCAGCTATACTATTACGGCGATTCTCGGGGTAGGCCAAGGAGCGTTAGCTAGCGGCGCCTATACTCCCCCGTCGGGGATGACCATTGAAGAAATTGGGGCCAACATGGCCGCAGCCTATGCCATTAGCTATGTGCTATCGAGTATCGGCATCATCTTGTTGATCCGCTATCTTCCTCGTATTTTCGGTCGTGATGCGAAGGCCGACGCAATACTGGCTGAGGCCGATTATAGTGGTGGTGCTACGCATCCAGTACCTGGGGCGCCTGGGGCGTTAACCATAGGCTTTTCTCCCTATGATCTACGCGCCTTTGTTGTCACCCACGACAGCCTAATCGGTCGTAACCTATCACAGCTGACCAGTGAGTTTCCCCAGGTTCCAATCTTACGTGTCGTGCGGGACGGGGCGGTTTTGGCGCTTTCTGACGAGACTGTTCTTGCTAGGGACGATATCGTGACCGTACGTGCGAATGTACACGACCTAATCCTCAAGGAAGGCGAGTTGATCGGCCCAGAGTCAGATAACCCACTTGCTCGTAACGTGCCTTTGGAGGTTGCAGATATCCATGTGGGCTCGCATGCGGTCTCCGGTAAGACTCTCAAAGAACTAGCCAGCCATGGGACAGGGGGCATTGAGGTACAGGCACTATTTCGGGCAGGTAACGAAATCCCACTTGGGCCTAAAAGCATGGTTACGTTTGGCGACGTACTTCGTTTGACAGGGCCTGACATCGCACTCAAGGCAGCGGCAAAACAACTTGGCGGCCACGCCATCCTGCCCACCATGAAATCCGAAGTACTTTATCTGGCATTAGCCATGCTGGTAGGTTATCTAGTCGGCATTGTCACTGTAAATATTTCTGGTATTCCTTTTTCGCTAGGTACCTCAGCAGGGTGCATTCTTGCGGGTGTCGGTGTTAGCTATTTCCGAAGCAGGAACCCGGAGTTTGGGGGACCTGTCCATGAGGGAGCGCGTAGCTTTCTACAGGACTTTGGACTGAATGCATTTGTTGCCGTTCTCTCCGCCAATGTCGGGCCAAAAGTCATTACGGCGTTGGGGGGCGACACAATCTTATGGTTGGCATTGATTGGTACCATGGGGGCGCTACTGCCGCCACTAATTGCTTTTTGGGTAGGCATTAAATTTTTCGGTCTCAACTCGATTATCGCCGATGGCGCGACTACCGGTGGGCGCAATAGCACACCTGGACTGAACGCCATTATTGAAGAATCGGGAAGTTCGGTGGCCGCTGTTCCCTACCCTGTGAGCTACGCCCTGACGACCGTTCTAGCGCTAATAGGGGGTTACTTATCAATGATTTTATCCTAG
- a CDS encoding glutamate decarboxylase, with protein MPIHHVNLDDQSSLRDVYATNTSERSLPKFRIPEQRTEPHAAYSLVRDELLLDGNARQNLATFCTTWVDDEVKQLMTDAVDKNMIDKDEYPQTAEIENRCVHILADLWHAQKSWETVGCSTTGSSEAAMLGGLALKWKWRQRREAEGKDTSKPNIVTGPVQICWKKFARYFDVEIREVPLEGEALGLQPEDLRKYCDENTIGVVATLGVTFTGIYEPVEALACELDALERDLGLDIPIHVDAASGGFIAPFIQRDLVWDFQIERVRSINASGHKYGLAPLGVGWIIWASKEDLPEDLIFYVDYLGGNMPTFALNFSRPGGEIIAQYYNFLRLGRDGYTAVQQACADTARWLGAKLANIGPFEMVYNGHGGLPAVAYKLTDADHGFTLYDLSERLRMRGWQIASYPLPSNRQETVVQRILIRHGVSRDLAHLLLDDIKRAISHLSQNPVPHSTAKPGFHHG; from the coding sequence ATGCCCATTCATCACGTTAATTTAGATGACCAATCGAGCTTACGAGATGTTTATGCAACCAACACTTCAGAAAGGAGCCTACCTAAATTTCGGATACCAGAGCAGCGTACTGAACCCCATGCAGCATACTCGCTGGTGAGAGATGAGCTTTTGTTGGATGGCAATGCTCGACAAAACCTCGCCACGTTCTGCACCACATGGGTGGATGATGAAGTTAAACAATTGATGACGGATGCCGTCGACAAAAACATGATCGACAAGGATGAGTATCCTCAAACAGCGGAGATCGAGAACCGCTGCGTACATATCCTCGCAGACCTCTGGCACGCCCAGAAATCATGGGAAACAGTTGGGTGCTCTACAACGGGTTCAAGCGAAGCAGCAATGCTGGGCGGCCTGGCATTAAAGTGGAAGTGGCGCCAGCGCAGGGAAGCAGAAGGTAAAGACACCAGCAAGCCGAACATCGTGACTGGACCTGTGCAAATCTGCTGGAAAAAATTCGCGCGGTATTTCGATGTTGAAATCAGGGAAGTTCCCCTTGAAGGAGAAGCTCTTGGCCTGCAGCCAGAGGATCTTCGAAAGTATTGCGATGAGAATACCATCGGTGTCGTTGCTACGCTCGGCGTTACGTTCACGGGTATCTATGAACCGGTTGAGGCTTTGGCCTGTGAGTTGGATGCGTTAGAGCGCGATCTAGGATTAGATATCCCCATTCATGTCGATGCTGCATCCGGTGGTTTTATTGCTCCCTTTATACAACGTGACTTGGTGTGGGATTTTCAAATTGAGCGGGTTCGATCTATTAATGCATCAGGACATAAGTATGGGCTAGCCCCCTTAGGTGTGGGTTGGATTATTTGGGCATCGAAGGAAGACCTGCCCGAAGACCTGATCTTCTACGTTGACTATCTCGGCGGTAACATGCCGACCTTCGCGCTCAACTTTTCCCGTCCAGGCGGTGAGATCATCGCTCAATACTACAATTTCTTGCGCCTCGGCCGCGATGGCTACACCGCCGTTCAGCAAGCCTGCGCCGATACGGCGCGGTGGTTAGGCGCTAAACTAGCCAACATTGGGCCCTTCGAAATGGTGTATAACGGGCATGGCGGTTTACCTGCTGTCGCCTACAAGCTAACTGACGCTGACCATGGTTTTACCCTTTATGATCTTTCAGAACGATTACGAATGCGTGGTTGGCAGATAGCCTCCTACCCGCTGCCATCAAACCGGCAAGAAACCGTCGTTCAACGCATTCTGATCCGACACGGTGTCAGTCGTGATCTGGCGCACCTTCTTCTTGATGACATAAAGCGCGCGATTAGTCATCTATCGCAGAACCCTGTGCCACATTCGACCGCAAAACCGGGGTTCCATCATGGTTGA
- a CDS encoding LysE/ArgO family amino acid transporter, producing MWESYLTGLVVCGGIIMAIGAQNAYILGLAIRREYHWWSAGLCMSADIILLTAGMFGVSAFLLTMPNALEAMRWVGVVFLSWLAAQALFRAFSGRQGLSAEAGKARSLTKVIFATLAVTVLNPQVYLDTLLLIPTIGAQQESAGVFVAGASTASILWFSLLAWGGAALSPWLSKPIAWRIIDGLIGLMMAGIAVNLALGASSLS from the coding sequence ATGTGGGAAAGCTACTTAACGGGCTTAGTAGTGTGCGGCGGGATTATCATGGCGATTGGGGCGCAGAACGCCTACATTTTGGGGCTGGCTATTCGTCGTGAGTACCACTGGTGGTCGGCAGGGTTATGCATGAGTGCGGATATTATCCTGCTCACGGCGGGTATGTTTGGGGTAAGTGCTTTTCTGCTAACAATGCCCAACGCATTGGAGGCAATGCGCTGGGTGGGCGTAGTGTTTTTGAGCTGGCTAGCGGCTCAGGCGCTGTTTAGAGCCTTTAGCGGGCGGCAAGGGTTAAGCGCTGAAGCCGGCAAAGCGCGCAGCTTAACCAAAGTGATTTTCGCTACCCTTGCCGTCACCGTGCTCAACCCCCAGGTATATCTGGATACGCTGCTACTGATACCCACCATTGGTGCCCAGCAAGAGAGTGCCGGAGTTTTTGTGGCGGGGGCATCTACTGCTTCCATACTCTGGTTTAGCCTATTGGCCTGGGGTGGTGCCGCGCTGTCACCTTGGCTTTCAAAACCCATCGCATGGCGCATTATCGATGGCCTGATTGGCTTGATGATGGCGGGCATCGCCGTGAATCTTGCCTTGGGGGCGTCATCTCTTAGCTAA
- the ltaE gene encoding low-specificity L-threonine aldolase produces MIDLRSDTVTRPSSAMKDAMMAAPVGDDVWGDDPTVNAFQANLAEQTGKEAALLFPSGTQSNLVALMAHCERGDEYIVGQSAHTYRYEGGGAAVLGSIQPQPIENAADGTLPLEKIITSIKADDFHFARTKLLALENTIGGKVLPTDYVLKATELAREHGLAAHLDGARLFNAAVATDTSIKQLCLPFDSVSLCFSKGLGTPIGSALVGSQALIDRARRWRKVVGGGMRQSGIIAAACQYALDNHVEDLADDHRRATRLAEGLAKLPGVAITAQATNMVFAHFPDEHVKPLATWLKEHGILIELLYATRFVTHRDVNDADIEKVIAVMEAYFSRH; encoded by the coding sequence ATGATTGATTTACGCAGTGACACGGTGACCCGCCCCTCCTCCGCCATGAAAGATGCCATGATGGCCGCGCCGGTTGGCGATGACGTGTGGGGCGATGACCCAACGGTGAACGCGTTCCAAGCGAACCTTGCGGAGCAGACAGGCAAAGAGGCGGCGTTACTGTTTCCTAGCGGTACACAAAGCAACCTAGTGGCACTCATGGCCCACTGCGAACGAGGCGATGAGTACATTGTTGGGCAGTCAGCCCACACTTACCGTTATGAAGGCGGTGGTGCAGCGGTGTTAGGCAGTATCCAGCCACAGCCCATTGAGAACGCCGCTGATGGCACGCTGCCGCTGGAAAAAATCATCACCTCGATAAAAGCCGATGATTTTCATTTTGCACGTACTAAGTTGCTGGCATTGGAAAACACCATCGGCGGCAAAGTGCTGCCCACGGACTACGTATTAAAAGCTACCGAACTGGCACGCGAACATGGGTTGGCAGCACACTTAGACGGCGCGCGACTGTTTAATGCAGCGGTAGCCACGGATACCTCAATCAAACAACTGTGCCTGCCGTTTGATAGCGTTTCACTATGCTTCTCAAAAGGGCTGGGCACCCCCATCGGCTCGGCACTGGTGGGATCGCAAGCATTGATTGACCGGGCACGGCGCTGGCGAAAAGTGGTGGGTGGTGGCATGCGCCAATCAGGGATTATCGCCGCCGCCTGCCAGTATGCTCTAGATAATCACGTGGAGGACTTAGCTGACGACCACCGCCGTGCAACACGCTTGGCGGAAGGCTTGGCAAAGCTGCCAGGGGTCGCGATCACCGCACAGGCAACCAATATGGTGTTCGCCCACTTCCCCGACGAACATGTAAAACCTCTAGCCACCTGGCTAAAAGAGCACGGCATTTTGATCGAGCTGCTTTACGCCACGCGCTTCGTTACCCATCGCGATGTTAATGACGCGGATATCGAAAAAGTAATTGCGGTGATGGAGGCCTACTTTAGTCGCCATTAG
- a CDS encoding NAD(P)/FAD-dependent oxidoreductase: MDLKSGYPFWAVKNGLLKTFPQLTRDHQCEVVVIGGGITGALIADELSRNGHHVVVLERRDVGWGSSAASTALLQYEIDTHMTELAERYDEADAVLAYRACADAIGELEALAAGMGDVDFERQQSLYYASNEEDVAPLKEELALRQKHGFEAEWLEREVILAEYGFEAPGAILTQLAASIDPYRMAYQLFSQVVERGGEVYDRTQMEAMASDDQGVTLTLVNGAKLRCQNVVMAAGYESQSWLPEKVAINRSSYALITDPLPPEALGKLCHTMMWESARPYLYMRTTCDGRLLVGGDDDDEDIPKRRDARVEEKAKGLAAKIEALWPKLDINPTFSWGGTFAETDDGLPFFGPHDALGPRVHFAMAYGGNGISYSMIGAKLLRAFIEGREHPLAELFSFRRLAIMS, encoded by the coding sequence ATGGATCTGAAAAGTGGTTATCCCTTTTGGGCGGTCAAAAATGGCCTATTGAAAACCTTTCCTCAATTGACTCGTGATCACCAATGCGAGGTGGTGGTGATTGGCGGCGGGATTACAGGTGCGTTGATTGCTGATGAGCTAAGCCGCAATGGCCACCATGTGGTAGTGCTTGAACGGCGGGATGTGGGCTGGGGAAGCTCAGCCGCCAGCACGGCTTTGTTGCAGTACGAAATTGATACGCATATGACAGAGTTAGCCGAGCGCTACGATGAGGCTGATGCAGTTCTCGCTTACCGCGCTTGTGCAGATGCCATTGGTGAGCTTGAAGCTTTAGCAGCAGGCATGGGTGATGTGGATTTTGAACGTCAGCAAAGCCTTTACTACGCCAGTAACGAAGAGGATGTGGCGCCTCTTAAAGAGGAGCTAGCACTGCGCCAAAAACACGGTTTTGAAGCCGAATGGCTTGAGCGCGAGGTCATTTTGGCGGAGTACGGTTTTGAGGCACCTGGCGCTATTCTTACCCAGCTTGCTGCCAGTATTGACCCCTATCGTATGGCGTATCAGCTGTTCTCCCAGGTGGTCGAGCGCGGGGGAGAAGTATATGACCGCACGCAAATGGAGGCGATGGCGTCGGATGATCAAGGCGTCACGCTCACGCTAGTCAATGGTGCCAAGTTGCGTTGCCAGAATGTTGTTATGGCGGCGGGGTATGAGTCGCAGTCTTGGTTGCCAGAAAAAGTGGCTATTAATCGCAGTAGCTACGCGCTAATCACCGACCCCCTGCCACCAGAGGCTTTGGGTAAGTTATGCCACACCATGATGTGGGAATCGGCGCGCCCCTATCTCTATATGCGCACTACCTGTGATGGCCGCCTGCTCGTGGGTGGCGACGATGACGACGAAGATATTCCCAAACGCCGCGACGCGCGGGTAGAGGAAAAGGCAAAAGGGCTGGCAGCTAAAATAGAAGCGCTATGGCCTAAGCTCGATATCAACCCTACCTTTTCTTGGGGCGGCACCTTTGCTGAAACCGACGACGGCCTACCTTTTTTCGGCCCCCATGACGCTCTGGGCCCACGCGTTCATTTTGCTATGGCCTACGGCGGCAACGGGATCAGCTATAGCATGATAGGTGCCAAACTGCTGCGAGCGTTTATTGAGGGTAGAGAACACCCCTTGGCGGAGCTATTTTCATTTAGACGCCTGGCCATAATGTCCTAA
- the speG gene encoding spermidine N1-acetyltransferase has translation MGHTLFLRALERNDLRFVHELNNNQSIMSYWFEEPYESFDELEELYNKHIHDNAERRFVAEDSHGNAIGLVELIEIDYIHRSGEFQIIITPEHQGKGFARSLIRQALHYSFTILNLHKVYLIVAVENVKAIHLYEESGFIEEGHLVQEFFINGKYRDVKRMYILQNTYLGQLNTAEDPETNWL, from the coding sequence ATGGGCCACACACTTTTTTTGCGTGCACTGGAGCGTAACGACCTGCGCTTTGTTCATGAGCTAAATAATAACCAGAGCATTATGTCGTACTGGTTTGAAGAGCCTTACGAGTCATTTGATGAGCTGGAGGAGCTGTATAATAAGCATATCCATGACAACGCCGAACGGCGCTTTGTCGCTGAAGATAGCCATGGTAATGCGATTGGTCTGGTAGAGCTGATTGAGATCGACTACATCCATCGCAGCGGCGAGTTTCAAATCATTATTACCCCAGAGCATCAGGGCAAAGGATTTGCCCGCTCCTTAATCCGTCAAGCGCTGCACTACTCGTTCACCATTCTAAACCTGCACAAGGTATATCTCATTGTGGCGGTAGAAAATGTCAAAGCGATTCATCTTTATGAGGAGAGTGGCTTTATTGAAGAGGGGCACTTGGTGCAGGAGTTCTTTATCAATGGCAAGTACCGCGATGTAAAGCGGATGTATATCTTGCAGAATACCTATCTTGGCCAGCTAAACACTGCCGAAGACCCCGAAACCAACTGGTTGTAA
- a CDS encoding metallophosphoesterase: MRLRILSDLHLEFFDGNRELPEKDADVVVLAGDIHRKCEGLGWARRRFPDMPIIYVPGNHEFYGTCMPLLRDELALEAERLDIELLDNRAVTLNGVRFYGTTLWTDFALYAGDPTQNPADTESKALRYMPDFKIVQTSPGVTFTPQASQQVHAEALAWLENELSQPFDGPKVVVSHHAPLHDCIPDQYLGDALSPAFASHLPHLMGRMNVWVHGHVHEPVDILRNGTRIIANPGGYPDEFTPELFKTDYMIEI, encoded by the coding sequence ATGCGTCTGCGTATTTTGTCTGATCTGCATCTGGAGTTTTTTGACGGGAACCGCGAGCTGCCAGAGAAAGATGCCGATGTAGTGGTTCTGGCGGGTGATATACACCGTAAGTGTGAGGGCCTTGGCTGGGCGCGTCGCCGCTTCCCGGATATGCCGATTATCTATGTGCCAGGCAACCATGAATTCTACGGTACCTGCATGCCACTGCTACGTGATGAGCTGGCGCTCGAAGCCGAGCGGCTCGACATTGAACTGCTGGATAATCGTGCCGTGACCCTCAATGGCGTACGTTTTTACGGCACTACGCTTTGGACTGACTTTGCGCTGTACGCTGGTGACCCGACCCAAAACCCCGCCGATACTGAGTCGAAGGCGCTGCGTTATATGCCGGATTTTAAAATCGTCCAAACATCGCCTGGGGTAACGTTCACACCACAGGCAAGTCAGCAGGTGCACGCTGAAGCACTTGCCTGGCTTGAAAATGAGCTGTCCCAGCCATTTGATGGCCCCAAGGTGGTGGTTAGCCACCATGCCCCGCTACACGACTGTATTCCTGACCAATACCTGGGCGACGCGTTATCGCCCGCCTTTGCCTCACACTTGCCTCATTTAATGGGCAGGATGAATGTATGGGTGCATGGGCATGTCCATGAGCCCGTGGATATTCTGCGCAACGGCACGCGGATTATTGCCAACCCCGGTGGATACCCTGATGAGTTTACGCCAGAGTTGTTTAAGACAGACTATATGATTGAAATATAA